Within the Cydia pomonella isolate Wapato2018A chromosome 10, ilCydPomo1, whole genome shotgun sequence genome, the region GACATACACGAGCCAATCACGTCGCTCGTCTGCATTGAGAACACGCACAACGTTTGTGGTGGAAAGGTAAGCCATATGCAATGCATTAATCAGTAGTTTGgtaccacaaaacaagccttgtGAAGCAACTTAGTCTTCGTAAATTGCCTCGTCCGACCCAATCACGGCGCTTGTCTGCATTGGAAGAAAACGCGCATCAGCAGAAACGTAACCTCAATCCTCTCCCTCGGATCCTGtttcatttaaaatgtatttaaagatTAAAACCGCTGTGATTGGGCACTCGAGAGACTAAGGTTCACACAGAACAAGCCGCCGCATGCCGACCGCGCATGTGTTTGCCTCAGCCGAGGCACGTTTACACAGACCGGGCTGCTGCGCGCGACAATTTCCTCGCTCTCATCCAATAGCGAAGAAAACGGGTCACATTGTATAGAATTTTCagtcaaaattattaaaatttctttGCCTTTGAGTTGCAACGTACCTAGTGCCTACGTTGCATATTTTATGGTAGCATGCAATGTATCATTCCTTCGATAAGTAGAAAGTCACGATAAGTATTAATTATTGATGGTCGTTTTATTTGTTCCGTGAGACATAAATACTAGTAGCAGTaaaacacacttttttttaatactacggcggtggcaatcaagcatagatacggctcgcctgattaGTAAGCGGTCGCCGTAATCTAAAGACGACTTTATCTCTAGAGGTgctacatgcgtgttgccgaccctttaaaaaacatttacagtcgccatcagatatatcggagcggcagaggtgctcaaaaatatctgaacacgcactcagtcgcactctaacgccttgacaataaaggcgtgttcagatgtttgtgaacgccttggccgctccgatatatgtgAATTTTTTGGATGAACCTCCTATTGTACAATGAACAAAGACGCAACACGACGAGGCTAACTTAtcaggttgtttttttttttcaatgctgCCATTATGCTTTAGCCTATGAATCCATAGACTTCGTGCGCGACCTATTGCCTCGTGTTTGTAATTGTATACGTATTATTAATTACCGATAGTCCGTTTTGATTTTAGTAATATCATTTCGTAGTTCGTCCCTTGTGATAGTGACGTCAGTGAGAGTCAATAAGAAAACCGTTAGTAATATATTATTGTCACTGTGGTAAGGTACCTTCGAAGTGGCACGAAATCAAATTCATTAATTGTACTTTGGTCTAATCTCTAATTATGACCGCATACAAGAAGGTGCAGAGGTTACCAATAAAATAGATAAAGACCGCTTTGGTTGGATAATAATTGCCTATGTTAATTATATTTGAGCACTATTTTCCACTTATCTATAAAATTAATTGGCGGTGTTCTCAACTGGTTGATAATGTTCATTAGAGATATTTAGGTAccgatagggagcgtgcataaactgtggGGGGCAGCAGGGAGCCCCCTTCTTATTGGCGCGAAGTGTAAATGTCATGATtaagcttccaatgtagcccacaagatggcagaatctacAATTCACAAGAAAACGTATGTGAACTGTAGAGGGCAGcgcttgctttggcgtgaattGTCAATGTACATTCTATGTTTCCAATTTAGGCCACAatatggcagaccctccaacgcgcacggctCGTATAACCAGAGGCTAGTAAATTGATAAGACCGACAAGTTCCGTACAACACCACGTTCCCCGTGTGTCTTATAATTGTTTTAGGTGGCGCTATTTATTACTATTCCATTTTAGCTTTGCGTATGAAAATtagcaccttacagctaatttATGAGTTTTATGACAACAGACGAGCTTCAGAAGAGCTGAATTCGGACAAGAACAAATGGCTGTGTTTTAAAATCAATGCCGAAAGACCAAGCTCTGCATAGGGCTGATGACCCGGAGCGTCGGATTCGAGCTTCCGTTCGAGCATACGCTCCATACatatttttcgaaaaaaaaaaatcttctcgaCCATATTCATTTATATTCATTTCGGGGATATGATTATAGCTAAATAAAGCTctttcaatattataaataaaaaaaagttaaaattgagTTACCTACTGTTTCTATGAAAGCTGATTTTCAGCCCACCATGCGTCAGGCCTTTTGTTTTTGccatcaattttatttttataacactacGAATTAGACGGCTCCGCAGTAACTCGGCCTTCAGCCTTGTGATGCGCATTTCGGTATTTTGGCACTACGTGGAACTCGCCTTTTGGTTTCCCGGGCTTCGAAGCATGCTCATCATCACGCTGGCGCTCCTTTGGCTCGTACAATATCGGGCCTCGTTGAGACGCTCTAAGCCTTGTGCTTTATGAGAAACACAGCTTTTATTTTTTGCGTAGCCTAAGAAATGCCTTCAGGTCTTTGCCCTGTCGGATAGACACTAGTCTTTGGGTCGTGGCCTAACTTATCGAGGTCTAGAATCTCCCTTTCAATGCGCCCCAGCAACAGCACACAACTTATGCATGTTGTATAATTGTACATGGTGATGCATAATTATATAAGTTTATTTCTGAGACAACTAACCATTGTCGTATCCGAACTCTTATTTTCTGCTTGCACCGTGGTCTATATGGATTTACGCGCCCGCGCCACTTAAAACTTTTGTTCCTAGTTTTTTCCCCTTTCCCATTTTGCGCCTAGAGCGGCCGCTCACTCGCTCTACCCTAGATCTGGCCCTGGCTCGATGGTaccgtaatattgcattgtcatccgacttacatatgtatgcagattttcactAACTATCCGTTCagttatatacttacttagttTGAACAAAAACCCGCATGCAACGCCACCTATTCGACTCGACTCTAATAGATCcttgaaataaagaaaatagcgCACTCCCATCAGGCCGGcaatgcacttacaacccctctggtgttgcgagTGTCAATAGGCGCCAATGATTTCTTACTGTCAGGCTtttcatctgctcgtttgcctcctatccTTCCTTCCATGTGTACCTTCTTTGCATGCTTTGTTAAGCAGAATGTATTGGACATTTTTATATGCTAATCATTTGTTTTGTGTACTACATTCTTGCaaattaataaatgatttaatgaTTTATACCATAAGAAAAGAGAAGACCGTGTAATGAATTCAGTTGAACGTTGTTTCCAGGTGCTGCCAATGAAATGGCTTGACGAGCTGTCTGCCATCTGCAAGAAGCATTCTATACCTATACATGTGGATGGGGCGCGTATATTCAACGCGGCAGGTAAAGTGCGAAATTAAACCCCTCGAGCCCCCCGGACGCGATATTGCGTCGGCAGAAAAGATACCTAAGTATAAGGcttgagtggacgctcgaagcggggcgtgcagcgtggcgtcgggctcacaagcgaTGTGAGCAGTGTGCACTAAGGCTGCTCCTatctatacgtttgcatttgttgaacatgcacgccgcacgccccgcgcCGCTGCATGCCCAAATCGAGCGTCCTCTCAGGTCTTACACTAAGTCCCACGGACGTgatttcatagaaaattatGATAAGTAAAACCTCGAGTTTTTCATGCTGTCGGATATCTTTCCTAAGACTCAAGAGGTTAATAATTGGACTTTTCCGATTGATGACATGCCATCTTTTTTGTCTTGGAGTACCCAATTTCAAAGGAATGGACCGATCACGTTAACATGACACCAACTTGGTACTCTTGGCAGTGATAATGATTCCGAcgaattgaagtcggttaaaatagCACGGCGGTTAGAGTAGCAGGATTCTAACTTACCTAAAGAGAACCGGCCAAGGCGAAAAGCCTTCTTAAAATTGCGTGTGAATTGATCAACTTGTTATTCTGTCCTATCAGCCAGGGGACATCAATAGCACAGTTTATTAGTCTCGACCTGCCCACTATTCTCAGTTTAAGACATTGAAATTTAAACcaaattatttagaaaatagagtttattttcctttgtttcacggtttaagtaaaataaagaaAGTTTTATTCATAACTTGCTAAAAATGGAATATGTCCTTTAGGGATCACATTGACTATGAGCAGGAAGAGGTTAGAATAAATTCATGAAATGTAACACGTTCTACTAACATACTTTGTaactaaaatggagttgggcagaacatgttgctaggcagagtgatggcaggtggactaaaatgttaacggaatggtggccgctttcggatgaaagaagtcCCTGGCGTCccttggctcgttgggtggacgacattcggaaggtTGCAGGTCACTGgtggatgcgattagctcaggaccgggacaaacactggaagagaggcctatgctcagcagtggctGATacagggctgatatgatgatgatgacttagTAGATggccaatgccggatttagaggtctggaggcctcgggcaataaaggagtggaggccccttggccccaaattttttccaaataaaatggtaaattttccgaattctctattgtgggggcagtagccccggttgccctcccctaaatccggccctgtagATGGCCCATTGTGGAAAGGGGTTATAACTATAccacaaaatattacataaatgtGCATGCCTTAAAACTGTGTTTTAAAGTAACTCAGGGGAACGTAACCATGGTAAagagtgacaagaaaaagttgatccacccatgtatattttgaagtcggttaaacaGAGTTTTCAACTGCTTCTAAGTTGGTTGTCGCTACAAGTGGTTAACCAAGAATTTTCCCTGTCTAGCGTACCTGAACGTCCCTGTAAAAGAAGTGGTCAAGCACTGCAGCAGCATATCCGTGTGTTTCAGCAAAGGCTTAAGCTGTCCAGTCGGTTCCGCACTCGTTGGTTCCGTACATTTTATTGAACAGTGAGTATGACGTGTTTTTAtatcacagataataaaatgaCAGTTAGATAGGTCTTTTCATTACCCAATCATACCGATTTTGTACCAAATTTGTACAAAAGTAACAGATGTGTTGAATAAATTGGGGCAAACAGTCTTTTTAGTAACGTGTCCGTGTTCAGCAAAGGCTTGAGTGGGCTccgtacattttatttaacagtaaataaataataataaataaataaatattatagaacattattacactaattattattacactagagtaagctcaataaggcttgtgttgagggtacttaggcaacgatatatataatatctaaatatttataaatacttaaatacatagaaaacacccatgactcaggaacaaatatccatgctcatcacacgaataaatgcccttaccaggatttgaacccggaaccatcggcttcgtaggcagggtcactatccactaggacaaactggtcgtcaaacagTGAGTGTGGTATCCTGAACGTTCCCGTATACGAGCACTAGCGTGTCCATGTTCAGCAAAGGCTTGAGCCGTGCGGTGGGctctttacattttatttaacagtGAGTGTAGTATCCTGAACGTTCCCGTATACGAGCACTGTAGCGTGTCCATGTTTAGCAAAGGCTTGAGCCGTGCGGTGGGctctttacattttatttaacagtGAGTGTAGTATCCTGAACGTTCCCGTATACGAGCACTGTAGCGTGTCCATGTTTAGCAAAGGCTTGAGCCGTGCGGTGGGctctttacattttatttaacagtGAGTGTAGTATCCTGAACGTTCCCGTATACGAGCACTGTAGCGTGTCCATGTTTAGCAAAGGCTTGAGTCGTGCTGTGGGCTCCTTACATTGGATTGAACAGTGAGAATGTCGTCATATTGTAGTATGGTAATTTAAGATAAGTaagtatttcatttaaataactaGTCGGGCCTCGGGTACTCCCTCAATTATTAATCTCTGctaagtaatgtttttttttcatttaacgtCAACGCGTTTTTTCCACCCGTTTCTGACGATTTATAACGTGTCCGCAGAGACGGTATTCTTTTGCGCCTAACGGTATAAAAGTCATCCGttcgcgcctccgcgaacatacccGATGCGCTGCAGTGCCTCGGCAGCTTCAACACTAAATACAACACACACAACACTTCGACAGCTAAATATCTTGATAACCACTTAAGCTATGGGAATagcccatatttttacactttactgtacagaaccctcggtgcgcgagtaaaccgaactcgcacttgaccggttttatttttaatttcagagCGCGACGCGTCCGCAAGATGCTAGGAGGCGGAATGCGGCAAGCCGGAGTGTTGGCTGCGTGCGCACTCGTGGCGCTGGACGAAATCGTTCCACAGCTGGAGCTGGACCACAAACGTGCGCACAGAATGGCTAAAGGTAACATCCCAAAGCTGTCCATCCCAAAGAAGTATCTACTTCTAGTAGTTGTTTATTGCCCTATATAATGCATCCTACCATTACGCTGTTTCTATGTGAAAAACGCAACAGGAGGAGGAGGAATTTTGGTATGGATGGCTTTCCCCTACCCTTTGTGCGTCttactttcttttttaatttatctattGGTAATTTGCGGTGTCACGAAGGTTATTACCAATTCTGCGATACTTATGATagatatacaatatttttcaccacaccagctggtaaaggctgtCTTGGTATGTTGTACTTCAAAAACTAATAGGAAAgttgcgttttatccacatgtgtgacAAAGTAGCACGCTCAGatgtcaatattagcacgagcggttaaccAACAACTttaaaacaaatacttttttacaatttatttattttttccagtAATCGAAGGCATGTTCCTCAAATGCTTCACCGTAGACGTCCAAAACCAGCACACCAACATAGTCCTCGTGAGGCTCACGCCAAAATGCCCAGTTGGAGCGGGAAAGGTCGTACAGAGGTTAGCGCAAGTTTCACTGCAAGAGACTCAGGTTTGTACCTACTCCATATTcctagtcagaccaagataagttagcagcgatttgatagcccagcctgttcaagtgttaagtaatcgtcataatttcatacaatgGGCATAATTCGGGCTGCCTTGGGCTTGCATTGTCTgggctgccaacttatcttggtctgacttttaAACATAAACCAATCTTAATCCTTTAACCAGCATAGGGGTGTCAGAATTACGTAAAATTGAACCCTATTACATTGAAATAAAGTAAAACCTAATTGTGGGAAACTCTGCTTTAAAAAGCTATATGCTGCGTGCTGAGTTTCCATCAGGGATGCGCGAGGATGCGTAGCTAGGGATGTTTGTTAAGAATCAAGAGAATTATTCTATTAGTTGTTAACATACTCATCTATCCTGTTGGAAACGCAGCATaagaattataactattataaaacCCACTAACCCACTATTATTAatttcccacctgattttgaactttatttcatagTGATAGGTTCCATTTTGCATAATTCCTGACTACATTAGGCCTTATAAAGGGTTTAAAAATTAGCGAATgcattttaacttaaaatttaatttaattaaacaacttttttagtatttatagtCTGGATCAAATTTGTCGGTACAGAAGATTCATCAAATTCCGATTTAGATTTCTGAcccagatttaaaaaaaaaatatttatatttttaaataataaagatataCACCGTGATTTTATTGAATTTAGTTAACTTCTGGGCATgaataagtacgtttaaggaaacgtAATGACAtgggtaataaaaaaatatttttgattttattataaaaagtaattaaatgttgtaacacgggcattacatttaactcaaccaaacaattgaaaactaagacatatcaatgacatttcaaacatcgatcgtccgagatagtacttacgttgagtagcaaatgtatgaactcgtactaaacactatcaatatgtaaacaggccctaaggcaagtgcacagcacgtaagggctttataagataaaaattaatgattggttctctccgaaatggagttaattataGTAGGATACCgctgtctttgagaaagttactcaATTTaaactcaggaatgcacccttgaaattaacgaaaataaaaacacggtgtagagcAAGCTATTAATCTCTTATctatttaatctaattataACATTTGTGTTACAGGGCGACTGCAAAACCGCAAACGACGAAGGCGTGATACTGAAAAGCATCATCTTCGACGACCAAACCATTCGCTTTACACTCCATAACGGCATCACAGATGAGGACCTGTGGCTCGCAATCATGAAGATCACCTACGTGTTCAAGGAGATTGAGGCGGAGGCGGGGAAAGCTACTAAAATTTAGATCCccttaaaaaaaaacccaaaaaaacAATGGAGCGTGTATCTAGTTAGAGCGTTAATCGCCATACGTAAATTTTCAAACCCCCCTAAAATAAAAAGAGGGGTGATATAAGTTTCAAGCAGGGGTCGGCAAACTTTTTATGAGGGCAACCTCAATAGAAATAGTCAGTTTTAGGAATGTGAAAGAGACCCAAAAGTTGATTTTATTGATCTAacggttggccggtcgaagtattgtATAGATGGCGTCAGCATAGGTTTTTTCCTATCAATCCTACGtcctaccaaagagaatttgaagtagaagtagattgtcaaagaaaactttgtagttacagtaaatttattgccatatttctacacatgattaaaactgatatgtattaaatatcaaaaagtggcgccatcttatcgGGCATCGGCCAAagattgtggcgccatcgctcgaaacgatgccgccattcCTTTGGCccttgatctattagatggcgccactttttgatattccCAAAATGTGGCTACAAAGATTTCTTTGACATttcatctctatttcaaattctctttgctaagaCTAAGCGATAATCGCAGATGGAAGCATTTATTCATAGCCGTGGGACCGTCGCATAAGGGAGGGGTGGTGAACTGATTAATGTCAAATATGGCGCCGGTAGCTGTCATCCAAAGTTTGATTCTAAAGAGAGGATtttaagcacgaagaatttcgtaaaTTGCCCCGCTtttttctatctctatcgcacgcgcataattatatcgCTGTCCCTCTTGCACGATGGCACTGACAACAGGGCGCGTGCGAGAGGATAAAACAGTACAAAATTCTTCgtgttaaccctttaccaggctgacagttcaaaaatgacaatcgaatgtcagtcttactcatcgaaaatagaacacatgtttgaagagccgcatgtgggaaatatatatcccttagcctggtaaagggttaaggtcCCTACTTTATGAAACTGGTAGCCAATTTGATGCAACCGACCTTTACAGTAACTCTAGGTTTTAATGGGAATCTCTTACATTATAAGTCTATTATATATTCCATTGACTAGTGTTTGTAAACCTTAAAACTTGACCAAGACTGTGTTTACAATGTGCCTTACGCAAATATTAGGTAAAGCATTTCAGAGTTCAGATTTTGTTAGgcaatttatttcttattatgttaaataatatgAATTGGTTAGTAGTTAATTATTTGATATGCCCAAAAAATTTACTAGTGTGGCAAATTTTGATAAATACGTAATGCAAATTTCGAAAGCTGTGCCATTCACGACTTTATATCCATAATCGTATGGTGTTCATTCGAAtgtaaatgaaaatacatacatattaaataaatttatgtatgACCTTGTTTATTGTTGACATTATGAGTAAGTACAATATTGTGATGacatatttacttaatatacaattgttatacatatttcatCTTTAATTTATCTCCTAGTTGTAGCTTTTACCTTAcctaaacacattttaaaacagtAAAGAATACAGCCATATAATATTTACCCTACTTTTTATCGTTTTAGATTATTGTGGCACAAGTATATAGTCTATGCACGAGCTTTGAGGAATTTAGGGAGCCCCATTTACCTCCCAATCCTTAGAACTCTTATGAAGACTAAGTAATTAACattttcgccgccattgactcGATATAAAGTCGGTACATTTTGTTTGTCAGAGGATATTGTTGCACgtaatatatcatttgatatttaccagtcgcttttcgatgaaggaaaaaatcgtgaagaaaccggactaatcccaataaggcctagtttccccccTGGGTTGataggtcagatggcagtcgctttcgtataaAATAGTGCCTACGCtgattctcgggattagttgccaagcggaacccatgagccgtggcaataagctgGGACAAACGCTATGAAGAAGATTTGCACGTAAACAACCCGTATAACATACCTATCATTAACCTGAgaggctctttatcatttgtcaccataactgtcacgttttaacaagtatgtaagtgcgaaagtgcatgacatgacaggtgataaaaatgcgaccatgatatgcagtagggctaagatggtcggctctttatcatttgtcaccatgcctgtcactgtCTAACTAGTtagtaagcgcgaaagtgatgggcatagtgacaagtgataagaATGGAACCAAACTGCCACCGCTGATATATTATGCGGGTTGTTAATGTGAAATTTGTGGCTTGGCATTGATGACACTTATTATTTCATTAACGTGGCGGCGATAAGGTAATGAATGTACAATGGACGCAAGGAATAAATGAATACTGAATTAATTTCATCATACTCTCgaaaggcccaaggtcctacatACAGGACTTATTGACTTCGATgaattttaaatcatattcaattggaacagagttgcatttgatttgtttcgttcaattttcaaacaaagtaTAATCAACTGTATTCTCTGTACTATAGGTTCAGGtttcagtggcaaattttggatttcttATTTGTATGGATATAGTAAACAacatagagttagaccaaacAAAGTTGGcaccgattttgatagcccagactgtgcacgtattatttaaacgtcaaacttaaaTAGCACTTTcacagtctgggctattaaaacgctgctaacttagcttctACTTAACTCTAGTCCCCTTTTTCCCATTCATCACtgagataaaatatttaactaaTAGTGACTGATGTTTTTTCTTAGAAAGTAAAAAACGCCATAACTATATTTAAGAGAGAAGCCTCATTTCCCTAAAGaccaatctaatttgaaccttaaatcggattgctaaggttgaaattaaattgacacgtatgtggtcgataaatcgtactatacCTGATTAAGACTACGAGCATTGCTTCTTTAATTCCTATCACAAGAAATTCACCAATGTCACGCTGCATCACAATCAAACAACCATCATATAATCCTATTCTGCTCATTCCACACCCTCACCAACTCACTATGATCACTGTATCCATGAGAGGCTATCACTTCACTATAGTCCTCTTTACTATATTTcttcttgtaaaaataaaaatgtggacAATGCGTCGGCTCGATGCCAACCTTTTTCGCGACTATACCCAAATATATATCATCAAATCTGAAATGTTTGACATATAAACTCCCTATGTACATTATCTTGAAAGCCTTATTAGATATGACATAGGCGCCCGCTGTAACATAAGGAGGCCATCGATTCCATGGATATTCATCTATAGATACTCTCCATTTACTAGTAATATATCTATGCGGTGCTGATTTGAAGACGTAACCACCGAAAAGCAGCCTGTCTCTTTCTGTTTCATAGAAACTCGTGCTCAATCCTGTTGAAGGTTGCTCTGACACATAGTTCAAAAGATTGCTAACTGATATATACATATCATCATcggtgaataaataataatcagccGTAGAGCAATGTTCATACGCCCAGCGAAAAGACATCATAGTCTTAACAGTATTGTTATAGTAATTATCATGAAAATCTATCTGTATTATATCCTCATATTCGTCTATTTCTTTTTCTACCATCCTTTGCGTTTGAGATTTCATGTCATTTATTCCAAGAAAGAAGAGGATTTTGACGATGCGCCCTGGTAGATAATTCTCTTGGCCAAAAGTCTGTCTTATAGCTTTCCTGTGTTGAAAATGATTAATAGCAGATTTGACTAATATAAACAAGTCAAGTTTCTCCACAGCATTACATTTCGCAGAGTGACTAAGAAACCTatatgggtatatatttatggGAGTTACAGTAGGTTTATTACCAGCTAATATATCGACAACAATCGGTCGAATATCCGTGTTGAGTGGGTAGTCAAATTCACTGTCAAAGTCCCTTGAGAACACATAGTCGCTTACACCACAGAAGTAGTACAGAAACACGAGCACACACGCAGTAAACACGTACAGATTTCTTCTCCTTTTCATTTTGGTTTATtgttcattaattttgtatctGGAATAGagaaatttttaattaagttcggTTTGTTAAGATATGCATTAAACGTCTAGCTTGATATCACGCTCGCTTATCTACTGCATAAATAAACGCTCAACTAACCGACATAAgttcaaatatttgtgttaattaCTCTAAcgtgataacaaaaaaatatagaattatTTCAAGAGgtgtgaatttttatttttatttttatttttatttttatttatttttactatttactATAACATTAATAGATGTTAGAATAGGGCCCTTGGTCAGCTTTTTGACGTAGTTTAGATAAAAAGTTCGAATAAGACCTTTGGACACTATTTTTGTCCATTTTTGGAACACAAGACTTGGCCATTTTTATTAGCTGGGCACAATTTTCAGCTCTCTAATTATTGAGTTGGTGCATAAATCATTGGacacttttatttcataaaaaaaattctaggTTTCAATTCGGTTACACGCTAGAATAATCTATTATTCTACAGAATGTTCTAGGAGCTTTACGCCAAGGGGTATAAAAGAGCGCGCGCGTTCCTAGTTGTTCAATTTAGTTCAAAATGGAACCGCGTCAACTACGAGCGATCATGCTTTACGAGCATAATCTAGGGACGAGTGCAAGGCAAACGGCCGAGAAAATTAACACTGCGTTCGGACAAGGCACTATTGCTCATTCCACAGTGAGTTATTGGTTTAAGTCTTTTGATAAGGGGGACACGAGTTGTGAAGACAAAACTCGCTCCGGTCGGCCAGTTGTCTTCGACGAAGACCTTCTACGCTCACATTTGGAAAGACATCCGGATGCGACTACCAGGGACTTGGGTACTACCATTCCACCATAATTTAGCACCTGCATGCAATGGGCTACCACAAAATAATGAGTCGGTGGACACCCCACGCTTTGACAGACAGCGAGCGCGCAGCACGCGTGACCATATGCGAAAGTCTCCTCCTGCAACCACACAGACAAGACTTTCTCAGGTCCATTGTCACCGTCGACGAATCCTGGGTTCACTACAACAACAAAACGCGGCAGGCCTATTGGGTTCTACGCGGAGAAAGGGCGCCAACGGAACCAAAGTCAGATCGTCATGGACGAAAGATTATGTTATCAGTTTTCTGGGACTGGCAGGGCATATTGGGAACTGTTGGACGAGAAGCAGACTATTAACGCTACTATTTATGGAGAGCAACTGGAAAAGTTAGCCCCAGAAATAGCGACTAAGCGTCCAAAAAGG harbors:
- the LOC133522320 gene encoding uncharacterized protein LOC133522320, with protein sequence MAYIVDMRSDTVTKPTKAMKHAMVNSALGDDVFGEDPTVNALESKIAALMGKPAALFVPSGTMSNLIAIMVHCNKRGSEVIVGDKAHIYKYEQGGAAHVGGCLLSTMENNPDGTFDLEKMEKRIRGTDIHEPITSLVCIENTHNVCGGKVLPMKWLDELSAICKKHSIPIHVDGARIFNAAAYLNVPVKEVVKHCSSISVCFSKGLSCPVGSALVGSVHFIEQARRVRKMLGGGMRQAGVLAACALVALDEIVPQLELDHKRAHRMAKVIEGMFLKCFTVDVQNQHTNIVLVRLTPKCPVGAGKVVQRLAQVSLQETQGDCKTANDEGVILKSIIFDDQTIRFTLHNGITDEDLWLAIMKITYVFKEIEAEAGKATKI
- the LOC133522322 gene encoding beta-1,3-galactosyltransferase brn-like isoform X1 — translated: MKRRRNLYVFTACVLVFLYYFCGVSDYVFSRDFDSEFDYPLNTDIRPIVVDILAGNKPTVTPINIYPYRFLSHSAKCNAVEKLDLFILVKSAINHFQHRKAIRQTFGQENYLPGRIVKILFFLGINDMKSQTQRMVEKEIDEYEDIIQIDFHDNYYNNTVKTMMSFRWAYEHCSTADYYLFTDDDMYISVSNLLNYVSEQPSTGLSTSFYETERDRLLFGGYVFKSAPHRYITSKWRVSIDEYPWNRWPPYVTAGAYVISNKAFKIMYIGSLYVKHFRFDDIYLGIVAKKVGIEPTHCPHFYFYKKKYSKEDYSEVIASHGYSDHSELVRVWNEQNRII